The genomic window GGCTCCAGAATCTTGTACATGCCAATGGCCAATTCATCCATCGATTTCAAATCGAACAGTTCCAACTCGCCCGCTTCATTGCACCACGGAACGATTATTCGCTTACCCGATGCCAATGCTGCTGGCAGTGCCTGCCTGGTGCGTACTTCCGACCGCACATCGATGTAGAACATCACCGTTCCGGCTGCCTGATACGCGAGCAGTCCCATGAAGGTGGTGCAGATCGTTTCGCTCAACGCATCTTTATCCTGCTGGGCGTTTCGGTTGGCGTGGGCTTGTTCCCGCAGTTGCTTTTTTCGTTCGACAATCGATTCTGACATGGTTTCGAAGTTACCGTTTTTTTCGTTTTTGGTTCTTATCTGTCGTGCTTTTGTTGGGGCCGTTCTG from Zavarzinella sp. includes these protein-coding regions:
- a CDS encoding 5-formyltetrahydrofolate cyclo-ligase; protein product: MSESIVERKKQLREQAHANRNAQQDKDALSETICTTFMGLLAYQAAGTVMFYIDVRSEVRTRQALPAALASGKRIIVPWCNEAGELELFDLKSMDELAIGMYKILEPKAELRQLPEKQCTPEELDLVMVPGVAFDRRGGRMGHGKGYYDKLLQHARLETPLVALAFDCQLFPEIPTDDHDIFMDMIITESGVITGRGRQK